The sequence below is a genomic window from Streptomyces sp. NBC_00582.
CACGTCGTCGTCCCCGCCGCGCTCCTCGGCGACGTCGATCAACTGGTCGGCGAGTCTGCGTACGTCGTCGGGGCCGGCGGCGATGAGGGCGGCGAGGCCGCGCATGCCGTCGTCGAGGTCGGCGCCGGGCTGTTCGACCAGTCCGTCGGTGGCGAGCAGCAGGGTGTGACCGGGGTCGAGCTCGATGGTGCCGACCGGGTATTCGAGGCTGCCGAACTCGGCGGACAGCCCGAGTGGCAGGCCGCCGGGGACGTGGACGCGCCGGCAGCTTCCGTCGGCGGCGCGCAGCAGGGGGTCGATGTGTCCGGCGCGGACCAGTTGGACGACGCCGGTGGAGAGGTCGGCCTCCGCGTACAGGCAGGTGGCGAAGCGGTCGGTGTCGAGTTCGTGGAGGAAGACGGAGGCGCGGGCCATGACGGTGGCCGGGGTGTGGCCCTCGGCGGCGTAGGCCTTGAGGACGATCCGCAGCTGGCCCATGACGGCGGCGGCGTGCGTGTCGTGGCCCTGGACGTCGCCGATGACGGCGCCGACCCGGCCTCCCCCGGAGGGGGTACCCCCAGGCAGCGGGATCAGGTCGTACCAGTCGCCGCCGATGTCGCGGCCGAGGGTGCCGCCGATGGTGGCGGCGCGGTAGCGGACGGCGACGTCGGCACCGGGCACGCTGGGGATGGTGCGGGGCAGCATGGCCTGCTGGAGGCCCTGGGCGATGTCCTTCTCCTGCTCGTAGAACATCGCGCGCTGAAGGCTCTGGGCGATGCTGCTGCCCAGGGCGACGAGGATGTTGCGCTCCTCCGGGGTGAACCCCTCGCGGTTGCTGTAGAGCAGGCCCATGGCGCCGATGGGGCGGGCCTGGACGATCAGCGGGAGGTAGGCCGCCGAGGTGATCCTGAGGTCGGTGATGTGCGGCCACAGCACGGGGTAGCCGGCCGCGAACTCGTCCGCCGACTCGATGAAGCGGGGGGTGAGGGTGCGGACGACCTCGCTCATCGGGTACGGCTCGTCGATCCGGGTGACCAGGGTGCCGGGGACGAAGCTGCCCTCGGGGCCCTCGGCGACCAGCCGGATCCGGCCGGCCTCGACCAGACCCATGACGAGGCTGGTGGCGCCGAGGTGGGTGAGGCCCTGGGTGTCCTTGAGGACGTCGATGACGTCCTGCACGGTCCGGGCGTGCGCGAGGGCGGCGGTGGTGAGCTGGACGACGTTGGTCTGCTCGCGGCGGGCGTCGTCGAGTGCGGTCGCCTCGTCGCGGGCGGCGAGGTCGCTCAGCTCGTCGGTGGCGTCGCGGACGATCCCGACGATCCGGCGCGGACGGCCGGTGCGGTCACGGCGGATGTAGCCCTGGGTGTGGGTCCAGCGCAGGGTGCCGTCGCGCAACCGCATACGGAAGTAGGCGCCGTAGTTCTCGCTGCCGTCCTTGATGGCCTGGGAGACCAGCTCGTCCAGCCGGATGCCCTCGTTCGCCGGCACCCGGATCGCGAGGGAGGCGGGGTCGCCGTCGTATTCGTCGGGCCGCAGGTCGAAGATCTCGTGGGCCCGGGCGTCCATGTGGAACAGCCCCGAGTCCAGGTCCCAGTCGAAGCTGCCCATGCGGTTGAGCGCCAGGATCGGATCCGGGTGGGCAGGCCAGTCGTCCAGGGGTGACAGGGCGCTCGCTCCCCGATCAACCATGGGGCCACCTTGCCAGGATTCGTCCGATTCTTCGACCCGGGAGGGTCCGGCCGTGCCCGGTCAGTTCAGGGCGACGCCGTCGACCAGCTCGGTGGTGTCGGACTCGTCGGGCCCGTCCGGGACGAGGCCGCCGCCGTCGGGCCGGTCGGGGATCTCGGGGACGGACTCGGGCCCGATCTCCTCGGAGAGGCCCTGGTCCTCGGTCGCCGGGAGGACGACCCCGGTCTCCGCCGGGGTGCGGCTCTCCTCGGCGCCACTGCGGCCTGCGACGAGAAGCACCGCCGACAGGGCGCAGGCGGTGAGGGCCGCAACGGGTACTCGCACCTCTGCCTCCCGAAGGATCTGGGCTGTTCGATCACCATTGTCTGCTTCACTCTCCCGGGTCACGCAAACGGAAGACGGGGAACACGCACCGTCACGATGGCCGGAACGAACGCGAAGGAGCGCACGACCGTGGACTGGTTCACCGCCCCCGACTACTGGCTCGGCCGCCTGGTGTTCCAGCGGGCGCTGGCCGGTGTGTACCTGGTCGCGTTCCTGACGGCGGCCCTGCAGTTCCGTGCGCTGCTGGGCGAGCGCGGGATGCTGCCGGTCCCGCGTTACGTCGAGCGGGTGCCGTTCCGGGCCGCGCCCAGCCTGTTCCAGTGGCGTTACTCCGACCGGCTGTTCGCGGGCTGCGCCTGGGCGGGGTGCGCGGTGTCGGCCGCGCTGCTGGCGGGCCTGGACGGGCTGGTCCCGCTGGGGGTGGCGATGCTGCTGTGGCTGGTGCCCTGGGCGCTGTACCTGTCGATCGTGAACGTCGGCCAGACCTGGTACTCGTTCGGCTGGGAGTCGCTTCTGCTGGAGACCGGCTTCCTCGCGGTGTTCCTCGGCAACGACGAGGTGGACCCGCCCGTCGTGGTGCTCTTCCTGGTGCGCTGGCTGCTGTTCCGGGTGGAGTTCGGGGCGGGGCTGATCAAGATGCGGGGCGACGCCTGCTGGCGGAAGCTGACCTGCCTGTACCACCACCACGAGACCCAGCCCATGCCCGGCCCGCTGAGCTGGTTCTTCCACCGGCTGCCGGGGCCCCTGCACAAGGCGGAGGCCGCCGCCAACCACCTCACCCAACTCGTCGTGCCGTTCCTGCTGTTCGCTCCGCGGCCGGTGGCCACGGCGGCCGCCTCGCTGATGATCCTCACCCAGCTGTGGCTGATCCTGTCGGGCAACTTCTCCTGGCTGAACTGGATCACGGTGGTGCTGGCGGTGCCCGCGCTGGCCCTGCCCTCGGACCACCGGCCGCTCGCCGGTCCACCGCTCTGGTACGAGGTGGTGGTCCTCGCCGTGGCGGCGCTGCTCGTGTTCCTGAGCCATCGCCCGGTGGTCAACATGCTCTCCCGGCGCCAGGTGATGAACCGCTCCTTCGACCCGCTGCACCTGGTCAACACCTACGGCGCGTTCGGCAGCGTGAGCCGGATCCGCTACGAGGTGGTGGTCGAGGGCACCCGGGACGACGTACCGCGGGAGGACTCCGACTGGCGGGAGTACGAGTTCAGGGGCAAGCCGGGCGATCCCCGGCGCTGGCCGCGCCAGTTCGCGCCCTACCATCTGCGCCTGGACTGGCTGATGTGGTTCGCGGCGCTCTCCCCGGCGTACGCCGGCCCGTGGTTCGGCGCGCTGGTGGAACGGCTGCTGGAGGAGGACCACGACACGCTGAGGCTGCTGCGCCGCTCCCCCTTCGCGCCCGGTGCGCCGCCCCGGTACGTGCGCGCCCGTCTGTTCCGCTACCGGTACACCACCTGGCGGGAGCTGCGGGAGACGGGCGCGTGCTGGGAGCGGACGTATGTGCGGGAGTATCTGCCGCCCACCCGGCTGACGGCGGCGGCTCAGAGGCCGTAGACGCGGACGGCGGTGGTCTCGAAGATCCGTGTGCGTTCCGTGGGGCTCACCAGGGCGGCCGTCACCTCGGCCACATCGCCGTAGGGGGCGGCGAGGGTGCACACCGGCCAGTCGGAGCCGAACATCAGCCGGTCCGGACCGAAGGCGTCGAGGACGGTGTCGGCGTACGGGCGCAGGTCGTCCACGGTCCAGTGGTCGAGGTCGGCCTCGGTGAGCAGGCCGGAGAGCTTGCAGACGGTGTTGGGCAGGGCCGCGAGGGCGCGGACGTCGGACGCCCAGGGCTCGAGCGCGCCGGAGGCGACGGGGGGTTTGCCCAGGTGGTCGAGGACGAAGGTGAGCTCCGGAAGGGCGGCCGCGGCGCCGGTGCAGGCGGGCAGCTGGTGCGGGAGGACCACCAGGTCGTAGACCAGGCCCGCCCCGGCCACGGCGGCCAGGCCCCGCCGGACGTCCGGGCGCAGCAGCCAGCCGGGGTCGGGCTCGCCCTGCACCTGGTGGCGGACGCCCTTGAGGTAGCGGCCGCCGGGGAGTGCGCGCAGCCGGGCGAGTTCGTCGGTGACGTCCGGGCGGGTGAGGTCGGTCCAGCCGACGACGCCCGCGATCAGCTCGTGCGCGGCGGCGAGGGCGAGGAACTCCGGGGTCTCCTCGGCCACGGTGACGGTCTGGACGAGCACCGTGCGGTCGACGCCGGCCGCCCGCGCCCGGGGTGCCAGGTCCTCGATCGTGAAGTCGCGGCGGAGCGGGCTGCCCGCCTCGATCCAGTCCTGGTCGCGTACGGAGAGGTCCCAGACGTGGTGGTGGGCGTCGACGGTCACGGCAGCTCCCACACGACGGGCAGGCCGGCGCCGGCGCCCTGGTCGGAGTAGTCGTGCACCACGTCGAGGAGTTCGGCCATCCGGGCCTGCCAGGCCACGTTGACCGGCAGCTTCTCCAGCTCGGCGAGGAGACGGGCGTAGTCCTCGCACTCCAGGACGTGGAAGAGGTCGGTGCCGCTGCGCCATATGGTCCAGGAGGAGGCTCCGGCGGCCCGGATGGCGTCCGTCAGCTCCTTCGGCACCTCGCGGTGCGCGGTCTCGTAGGCGTCGATCCGGTCGGCACGGACCCGGGTGTGCAGGGCGACCCTCATGGCAGCTCCCTCATGTCTTTCATGACAGCTCCTCGGACGGCAGCAGTCCGGTGTCCCTCAGCTCCTGCCAGAACGCCTCGGGGACCGGGGTGGCGAACTGCCGCGCGCAGTCGTCGGCCTCCGCCGCCGAGCGGGCGCCGACCAGGACGCTCGCGACCGCCGGGTGGGCGGCGCAGAAGGCGAGTGCGGCGGCGCGCAGGGTGATGCCGTGCCGGTCGGCCACCGCCTTCATCCGCAGGGCCCGGTCGAGCAACTCGGGCGGGGCGGGTGCGTAGTTGTACGTGGCCGAGGGCCCGGGGTCGGCGAGCAGCCCGGAGTTGAAGGCGCCGCCGATGACGACGGAGACGCCCCGTTCGGCGGCGGCGGGCAGCAGCTCGACGGCGGCACTCCGGTCGAGCAGGGTGTGGCGGCCCGCGCAGAGCACCACGTCGACGTCCGTCTCGCGGACGAACCGGGTGAGCATCTCCGCCTGGTTCATGCCCGCGCCGATCGCCCCGACCACGCCCTCGGAGCGCAGCCTCTCCAGTGCGGGGTAGCCCTCGCGGAAGGCCTGTTCGGCGTGGTCGTCGGGGTCGTGCAGATAGACGACGTCGACGCGGTCGAGGCCGAGGCGTTCGAGGGAGGCCTCCAGGGAGCGGCGTACGCCGTCGGCGCTGAAGTCCCAGACACGGCGGTGGGTGGCGGGCACCGCGAAACCGTTGGCGAGGTCGTCGCCGCCGTCCGCGCGGGGCTCCAGGAGGCGGCCCACCTTCGTCGACACGGTGTACGCGGAGCGCGGGTGTTCGCGCAGGGCGGCGCCGAGGCGGCGTTCGGACAGGCCCAGTCCGTAGTGCGGTGCGGTGTCGAAGTAGCGCACACCGTGGCGCCAGGCGGCGGCGACGGTGTCGTACGCCTGTTCCTCGGAGACCTCGGTGTAGAGGTTGGCGAGGGGCGCGGCACCGAGGGCCAGTCCGGTGACCTGGACGGGGCTGCGGCCGAGGGCGTTCACCGGGCCGCCGCCGGGCGCAGCCGCAGGCCCTGCATACCGCCGTCCACGGCGAGGGAGGTGCCGGTGGTGGCGCCGGAGAGCGGGCTCGCCAGGTAGGCGACGGCTCCCGCGACCTCGGCGGCGCTGACGAGGCGGCCGGTGGGCTGGCGGGCCTCCAGGGCGGCGCGTTCGGCGGCCGGGTCGTCGGCCGCGTCCAGCAGCCGCCCGATCCACGGGGTGTCGGCGGTGCCGGGGGTGACACAGTTGACGCGGATGCCCTCGCGGACGTGGTCGGCGGCCATGGCGAGGGTGAGCGAGTACACCGCGCCCTTGGTCGCGCTGTACAGCGCCCGCTGCGGCAGGCCGGCGGTGGCGGCGATGGAGCAGGTGTTGACGATCGCCGCGTGCCGGGAGCGGCGCAGGTGGGGCAGGGCGGCGCGGGCCACGCGGACCATGCCGACGACGTTGACGTCGAGGACGCGGTGCCATTCGGCGTCGTCGTTGTCCTCGACGGTGCCCTGGGCGCCGATGCCCGCGTTGTTGACCAGGACGTCCAGGCCGCCGAGGTCGGCGACGGCCGCCGCGACCGCCTCCCGTACGGAGGCGTCGTCGGTGACGTCGGCGCGGTGGGCGAGGAGCGGTTCGTCGACGCCCGAGGGATCGAGGTCGAGGACGGCGACCCTGGCGCCGCGCTCGGCCAGCAGCTCGGCGGTGGCCCGGCCGATGCCGGACGCGCCGCCGGTCACCAGGGCGCTCAGCCCTGCGAAGTCGCTCACGCCACGTTCTCCTTGCGTCCTGCGAGGTCGGCGGCCCAGAAGGTGCCGCCCGGGTAGGTGTAGCGCTCGATCGACTCGGGGCGCATGGCCGCCGAGAACCCCGGCGCGGTGGGCGCCGCGTAGTGGCCCGCCCGCATCACGACCGGGTCCAGGAAATGGTCGTGCAGATGGTCGACGTACTCGATGACCCGGTCCTCGGTGGTGCCGGTGAGGGCGACGTAGTCGAACATCGACAGGTGCTGGACGAGTTCGCACAGGCCCACGCCGCCCGCGTGCGGGCAGACCGGGACGCCGTACTTGGCGGCGAGCAGCAGGATCGCCAGGTTCTCGTTGACGCCGCCGACGCGGGCGGCGTCGAGCTGGAGAACGTCGAGGGCGCCGGCCTGGAGGAGCTGTTTGAAGACGACGCGGTTCTGGACGTGTTCGCCGGTGGCCACCTTGACGGGGGCGACGGCCCGGCGGACGGCGGCGTGGCCGAGGATGTCGTCGGGGCTGGTGGGTTCCTCGATCCAGTACGGGTCGAACTCGGCGAGGGCGCGGGTCCAGCGGATCGCCTCGTCGACGTCCCAGCGCTGGTTGGCGTCGATCGCGAGCCGGATGCCGGGGCCGACGGCGGCGCGGGCGGCACGGCAGCGCCGTATGTCGTCGGCGAGGTCCGCGCCGACCTTCAGTTTGATCTGCCGGAAGCCGTCGGCGACGGCCCGGCCGGCGAGCCGGGTCAGCTTCTCGTCGTCGTAGCCGAGCCAGCCGGCGGAGGTGGTGTAGGCGGGGTAGCCGCGCTCCAGCAGGTGCGCGGTGCGCCCGTCGGCGCCCTCCTTGCCGCGGCGCAGCAGGGCGAGGGCCTCGTCGGGGGTGAGGGCGTCGGTGAGATAGCGGAAGTCGATCTGGCTGACGAGCCAGGCGGGGTCGGCCTCGGCGAGCAGCCGCCACAGCGGCTTCCGCGCCCGTTTGGCGGCGAGGTCCCAGACGGCGTTGACGACCGCGCCGATCGCCATGTGCATCACGCCCTTCTCGGGGCCGAGCCAGCGCAGTTGGCTGTCGCCGACCAGGTCGCGGCTGAGCGTGCCGGGGTCGGCGCAGAGCGCGTCGAGGGACCGGCCGACCACGTGTGCGCGCAGGGCCTCGATGGCGGCGACCTGCACCTCGTTCCCCCGGCCGATCGTGAAGGTGAAGCCGTGCCCCTCATGGCCGTCGGCGGCGTCGGTGCGCAGCACGACGTAGGCGGCCGAGTAGTCGGGGTCCGGGTTCATGGCGTCGGACCCGTCGAGCTCGCGCGAGGTGGGGAAGCGGATGTCGTGGGTGTCGACCGCGGTGACGCGGGCGGTGGTCGGCGGGGCCATCGGCCGGCTCCTCGTCTGACGGGCTTCGTGCAACGGCACCTGGGCGTACTTCGTGCGACAGCCGCATATTTATCAGACCACTTCCCTCCCGCAACAGCCCGCGGCCGGGGCCAAGAGGCGGTATTGACCCAAGTGGTCGGACCACATCGATGGTTAGACTGCGCGGACCGGCGACAGGAGAGAGCACGTGGAAGAGCCGCGGCAGGGCAGGAGCGCCGCCCCCAAGGGCACGGTGACGCAGCGCGCCATCGAGCGGATCAAGGCGATGATCGGCGAGGGGCTGCTGGAGCCGGGCCAGCGGCTGCCGACCGAGCGGGACCTCGCGGTCCAGCTCGGCATCTCCCGCAGTTCGATGCGGGAGGCGATCCGGGCGCTGACGGTCCTCGGCGTGCTGGAGGCGCGGCACGGCTCGGGGATCTACGTCACCCAGCTCCAGGCAGGTGATCTGCTGGAGACGTTCGGGGTCGTCGCCGATCTCTCGCGCGGCCCGCGTCTGGCGGAGCTGCTGGAGGTGCGGCGGGTCCTGGAGTCGACGGCGACCGCGCAGGCCGCCGCGCGGATCACCACCGGTCAACTGGCCGAGGTGGAGGGCCACTTGGCGGCGATGAACGCCACGGAGGACCCGGAGGAGATCCTGGCCCACGATCTCGCCTTCCACCGGGCGATCGCCGAGGCGGCGGGCAACGAGACGATGGCGGCGATCCTGGAGGGCCTGTCCTCGCGGACCTTCCGGGCCCGGGTGTGGCGCGGCTACCGCGAGGAGGGCGCCTTCGACCGCACCCGGCGCGAGCACGCCGCGATCCATCGCGCCCTCGCGGCCCGTGATCCGGAGGCGGCCCGCGCGGCGGCGGCCGCGCACGTGGGCGCGGTGGAGGAGTGGCTGCGAGCACAGGTGGCTTCCTGACCGATGTGTGCGGTGGCCTCTCGACGCGCGCGGCCCCGCGAGGCATGGTTTCTCCCTACGTACTCACGAGTAGCGCCAGGGAGTCGCCGTGACCAGCTGGGTCGGCCGGACCGCCGTCGAGATCGCCGCAGCCGTGCGGGAGAAGCGGGTCACCCCGCGGGAGGTGGTGGCGGAGCACCTCGCGCGGATCGAACGGCTGGACGGCCGGATCGGGGCGTTCCGGGTGGTGCGGGCCGAGGCCGCGCTCGCCGAGGCCGACGAGGTGGCCGCCCGGTCCGACCTGGCCGAACTGCCGCTGGCGGGGGTGCCGGTGGCGGTCAAGGACAATCTGCCGGTGCGGGGCGAGTCGACGCGGGTCGGCTCGGCGGCCACCCCGGACACTCCGGCGGACGCCGACCATGTGACGGTGGCCCGGCTGCGGGCGGCGGGCGCGGTGGTCGTGGGCCTGACGAACGTGCCGGAGCTGTGTGTCTTCGGCACCACCGAGGGCGTGCACGGTACGGCCCGCAACCCCTGGGACACCTCACGCACGGCGGGCGGTTCGTCCGGCGGCAGCGCCGCGGCGGTGGCCGCCGGGATGGCGCCGATCGCGCTGGGCAACGACGGCATGGGCTCGCTGCGGATACCCGCCGCCAACTGCGGTCTGGTGACCATCAAGCCGGGGCACGGGGTGGTGCCGGCGGGCATCGGCGACGGCGACTGGTTCGGGATGTCGGAGAACGGCCCGCTGGCCACGACCGTCGAGGACGCCCGGCTGATGCTGTCGGTCCTGGCGGACGACACCGGGGCCGTACGGCGGGAGGCGGAACCGGGGGCGCTGAGGATCGCGGTGTCGGTGCGCAGCCCGCTGGCCGGTGTCACGGTGAGCGCCCCGTTCGCGGAGGCGGCGCGGGACGCGGCCGGGGTGCTGATGAAGGCGGGCCACCAGGTGCGGCGGGCCGATCCGCGGTTCCCCCTCTCGCTGGGAGTGACCTCGCTCGCCCACTGGACGGCGGGCACGTCCGTGGACGCGGCGGGTCTGGACGCGCGCCTGCTCACCCGCCGCACCCGGGTGCACGCCGCGCTCGGCCGACGCTTCGTGAACGGGGTGCGGGGCGGCTCGGCGCGGGATGAGCTGCGTCGGCGCCTGGAGCCGTTCTTCGAGGAGTACGACGTCCTGCTCACCCCCGCGCTCGCGCGGCGTTCGCCGAAGTCGGAGCCGTGGCACGAGCGGGGCTGGCTGCGCAATGTGCTGGTCAACACGAACTACTCGCCGCTGACGCCGCCGTGGAACCTGACCGGCTGGCCCGCGATGGCGGTGCCGTTCGGCACGCTTGCCTCGGGTGCGCCGGCTTCCGTGCAACTGGTGGGGAGGCCGGGGGCGGAGGCGGAACTGCTGCGGGTCGCGGAGCAGTTGGAGGGGCTGCGTCCCTGGCGGCGGACGGCGCCGCTCGACTGAGGAAGGCGGCCGGGGGCTGCATGGGCGTGGGCCGGGGTGCGCGCACGCCCATGGCGTCGAAGGATCGCGAGAGCGGCCGGGCGGCTCAGTCCACGCTGGGCAGGATGTGGTCCTCGGCGAGGTCGTCCTCGTAGCCGGCCAGGCGGATCGGGGCGGAGCGCGCCCACACGTCGAGGCTGCCGATCTCGCCGGCCCTGCGGCCGGCGCGCTCCGTGCGTTCCTTGGGGCGTTGTTCGCGATTCGTCTTCTCCGGTGTCACCGCGCACTCCTTATGTGTCGGGTCACCCTCGGGGCGTGCCGGCCAGTCTGCGGTCCGGCGCTCAACGCTCCCTGAGGTCTGGCTGGAGCCGGTGGCGACGCGGTGGTGCCGATGACTCCGAGGAGAGCTGGCCGTTGTGAACCGGCGTGTCCCAGACGGACGGTGGGTGTGGGTGGCACTCCGTCCTGCTGTCCGTCCGATACAGACTAACCAAATGAGCGGGGCACCGCTCGATAGCGCTGAAAATTTAGGGTAACCATGGCGCGTCACTCACGTGTCCCCGTAGGGGAATTGAACCCTTTTCGGTGGTTTCGCGCCGTTTGAGTTCACCCGTCCGGCGTACATCTCTTCCGCGCGGCGACCCGCGCCGCGTCGTTCAAGTGCCGTTCGCCCGGTCGCAAGCACGCCATGATCTGCTGAGGTCCCGAACGGCTGGCTCGCGGGAGGACTGACGCATGGAGCTGCGCAGTGTCGAGGAGCTGATGGACCTGCTGTACGCCTGCCGGGGCGTACCCGAGTCCCCGGGCGGTCCGGCCCACGGGGTCGATCTGCACGACCACGCGCTGCAGACGGCGGCGCTGCTGCGGCGAAGTCGCCCCGCGGACAAGGAACTCCAGCTCACCGGCCTCGTCCACCCCATCGGCCGGCTCCTGCGCCCCGCCGACCCCACCGCCCGCGCGGAGCGCACCGCGCGGGCCGTACGCCCTCTCCTCGGCCCGCGGGTGGCCCATCTGCTGCGGCTGCACCCCTGGCGCGGCTGCGACGACGATCTGGCCCGCCTCCACCAGGCCGACGAGGACGGCCGCTCCCCGGGCGTCGACGCGGGCGTCCTGGAGGACTGGCGGACGGTCCTGGAACTGGTGGCCGGACACACCTCACGTCTCGGGGCTGTCGATTGACGGCGGGCCGTGAGACCGTACGCCGATGACGTCCTCGTACGGCATGCAGGGCAGGGCCGCCGTCGTCACGGGCGCCACCCGGGGCATCGGCCGGGCGGTGGCCCGGGCGCTGGCGGACGCGGGGGCGCACGTGTGCGTGAGCGCCCGGAACCCGGACGAGGTCCGGCGGGCCGCCCAGGAGCTGGGCGGAGTGGGCCTCGCGGGAGGCGTCGCGGACCCCGGCCACCCGGAGGCGCTCACCGACCTGTGCCTGCGCACCTTCGGCCGCCTCGACGTCCTCGTCAACAACGCGGCGACGAACCAGCCGTACGGCCCCCTCATGGACGCCGACCCGGCCCTGTGGCGCGAGGCGTTCACCGTCAACGTCGAGGCTCCGCTCCGACTGGTGCAGTGCGCCTGGCACGGCTGGATGCGGGAGCACGGCGGGAGCGTGATCAACATCTGCACGGAGGGCGCGGGTCACGTGGGCCCCGACGTCGGCGCCTACGGCACCAGCAAGGCGGCCCTCCTCCACCTCACCCGACAACTCGCGGGCGAACTGGGCCCGGGAGTCCGGGTCAACTCGGTCTCCCCCGGCCTGGTACGGACGGAGATGGCACGGTTCGTATGGGAACCGAAGGAGAGGACGGTCGCGGCGTCCCTCCCCCTCGGCCGCATCGGCGAACCGGAGGACGTGGCAA
It includes:
- a CDS encoding SDR family NAD(P)-dependent oxidoreductase, with protein sequence MSDFAGLSALVTGGASGIGRATAELLAERGARVAVLDLDPSGVDEPLLAHRADVTDDASVREAVAAAVADLGGLDVLVNNAGIGAQGTVEDNDDAEWHRVLDVNVVGMVRVARAALPHLRRSRHAAIVNTCSIAATAGLPQRALYSATKGAVYSLTLAMAADHVREGIRVNCVTPGTADTPWIGRLLDAADDPAAERAALEARQPTGRLVSAAEVAGAVAYLASPLSGATTGTSLAVDGGMQGLRLRPAAAR
- a CDS encoding L-rhamnose mutarotase codes for the protein MRVALHTRVRADRIDAYETAHREVPKELTDAIRAAGASSWTIWRSGTDLFHVLECEDYARLLAELEKLPVNVAWQARMAELLDVVHDYSDQGAGAGLPVVWELP
- a CDS encoding L-fuconate dehydratase; this translates as MAPPTTARVTAVDTHDIRFPTSRELDGSDAMNPDPDYSAAYVVLRTDAADGHEGHGFTFTIGRGNEVQVAAIEALRAHVVGRSLDALCADPGTLSRDLVGDSQLRWLGPEKGVMHMAIGAVVNAVWDLAAKRARKPLWRLLAEADPAWLVSQIDFRYLTDALTPDEALALLRRGKEGADGRTAHLLERGYPAYTTSAGWLGYDDEKLTRLAGRAVADGFRQIKLKVGADLADDIRRCRAARAAVGPGIRLAIDANQRWDVDEAIRWTRALAEFDPYWIEEPTSPDDILGHAAVRRAVAPVKVATGEHVQNRVVFKQLLQAGALDVLQLDAARVGGVNENLAILLLAAKYGVPVCPHAGGVGLCELVQHLSMFDYVALTGTTEDRVIEYVDHLHDHFLDPVVMRAGHYAAPTAPGFSAAMRPESIERYTYPGGTFWAADLAGRKENVA
- a CDS encoding FadR/GntR family transcriptional regulator, with the protein product MEEPRQGRSAAPKGTVTQRAIERIKAMIGEGLLEPGQRLPTERDLAVQLGISRSSMREAIRALTVLGVLEARHGSGIYVTQLQAGDLLETFGVVADLSRGPRLAELLEVRRVLESTATAQAAARITTGQLAEVEGHLAAMNATEDPEEILAHDLAFHRAIAEAAGNETMAAILEGLSSRTFRARVWRGYREEGAFDRTRREHAAIHRALAARDPEAARAAAAAHVGAVEEWLRAQVAS
- a CDS encoding SDR family oxidoreductase, yielding MTSSYGMQGRAAVVTGATRGIGRAVARALADAGAHVCVSARNPDEVRRAAQELGGVGLAGGVADPGHPEALTDLCLRTFGRLDVLVNNAATNQPYGPLMDADPALWREAFTVNVEAPLRLVQCAWHGWMREHGGSVINICTEGAGHVGPDVGAYGTSKAALLHLTRQLAGELGPGVRVNSVSPGLVRTEMARFVWEPKERTVAASLPLGRIGEPEDVARAVLWLCSDESEWITGTDLLVDGGTSVRTARTTP
- a CDS encoding aldo/keto reductase is translated as MNALGRSPVQVTGLALGAAPLANLYTEVSEEQAYDTVAAAWRHGVRYFDTAPHYGLGLSERRLGAALREHPRSAYTVSTKVGRLLEPRADGGDDLANGFAVPATHRRVWDFSADGVRRSLEASLERLGLDRVDVVYLHDPDDHAEQAFREGYPALERLRSEGVVGAIGAGMNQAEMLTRFVRETDVDVVLCAGRHTLLDRSAAVELLPAAAERGVSVVIGGAFNSGLLADPGPSATYNYAPAPPELLDRALRMKAVADRHGITLRAAALAFCAAHPAVASVLVGARSAAEADDCARQFATPVPEAFWQELRDTGLLPSEELS
- a CDS encoding amidase, with amino-acid sequence MTSWVGRTAVEIAAAVREKRVTPREVVAEHLARIERLDGRIGAFRVVRAEAALAEADEVAARSDLAELPLAGVPVAVKDNLPVRGESTRVGSAATPDTPADADHVTVARLRAAGAVVVGLTNVPELCVFGTTEGVHGTARNPWDTSRTAGGSSGGSAAAVAAGMAPIALGNDGMGSLRIPAANCGLVTIKPGHGVVPAGIGDGDWFGMSENGPLATTVEDARLMLSVLADDTGAVRREAEPGALRIAVSVRSPLAGVTVSAPFAEAARDAAGVLMKAGHQVRRADPRFPLSLGVTSLAHWTAGTSVDAAGLDARLLTRRTRVHAALGRRFVNGVRGGSARDELRRRLEPFFEEYDVLLTPALARRSPKSEPWHERGWLRNVLVNTNYSPLTPPWNLTGWPAMAVPFGTLASGAPASVQLVGRPGAEAELLRVAEQLEGLRPWRRTAPLD
- a CDS encoding amidohydrolase family protein, encoding MTVDAHHHVWDLSVRDQDWIEAGSPLRRDFTIEDLAPRARAAGVDRTVLVQTVTVAEETPEFLALAAAHELIAGVVGWTDLTRPDVTDELARLRALPGGRYLKGVRHQVQGEPDPGWLLRPDVRRGLAAVAGAGLVYDLVVLPHQLPACTGAAAALPELTFVLDHLGKPPVASGALEPWASDVRALAALPNTVCKLSGLLTEADLDHWTVDDLRPYADTVLDAFGPDRLMFGSDWPVCTLAAPYGDVAEVTAALVSPTERTRIFETTAVRVYGL
- a CDS encoding SpoIIE family protein phosphatase, whose amino-acid sequence is MVDRGASALSPLDDWPAHPDPILALNRMGSFDWDLDSGLFHMDARAHEIFDLRPDEYDGDPASLAIRVPANEGIRLDELVSQAIKDGSENYGAYFRMRLRDGTLRWTHTQGYIRRDRTGRPRRIVGIVRDATDELSDLAARDEATALDDARREQTNVVQLTTAALAHARTVQDVIDVLKDTQGLTHLGATSLVMGLVEAGRIRLVAEGPEGSFVPGTLVTRIDEPYPMSEVVRTLTPRFIESADEFAAGYPVLWPHITDLRITSAAYLPLIVQARPIGAMGLLYSNREGFTPEERNILVALGSSIAQSLQRAMFYEQEKDIAQGLQQAMLPRTIPSVPGADVAVRYRAATIGGTLGRDIGGDWYDLIPLPGGTPSGGGRVGAVIGDVQGHDTHAAAVMGQLRIVLKAYAAEGHTPATVMARASVFLHELDTDRFATCLYAEADLSTGVVQLVRAGHIDPLLRAADGSCRRVHVPGGLPLGLSAEFGSLEYPVGTIELDPGHTLLLATDGLVEQPGADLDDGMRGLAALIAAGPDDVRRLADQLIDVAEERGGDDDVALLLLRRRGLDTPQTGGRLQQHVAPGDPEALTAARHMIRAAVRAWGARDRADEIELVADELITNALMHTEGAAIVTLRVLTGGDRRLRVEVEDSSSALPRRREAGESGVSGRGLLLVDLLADVWGVEARGGGKCVWCEFVVRESR
- a CDS encoding lipase maturation factor family protein; translation: MDWFTAPDYWLGRLVFQRALAGVYLVAFLTAALQFRALLGERGMLPVPRYVERVPFRAAPSLFQWRYSDRLFAGCAWAGCAVSAALLAGLDGLVPLGVAMLLWLVPWALYLSIVNVGQTWYSFGWESLLLETGFLAVFLGNDEVDPPVVVLFLVRWLLFRVEFGAGLIKMRGDACWRKLTCLYHHHETQPMPGPLSWFFHRLPGPLHKAEAAANHLTQLVVPFLLFAPRPVATAAASLMILTQLWLILSGNFSWLNWITVVLAVPALALPSDHRPLAGPPLWYEVVVLAVAALLVFLSHRPVVNMLSRRQVMNRSFDPLHLVNTYGAFGSVSRIRYEVVVEGTRDDVPREDSDWREYEFRGKPGDPRRWPRQFAPYHLRLDWLMWFAALSPAYAGPWFGALVERLLEEDHDTLRLLRRSPFAPGAPPRYVRARLFRYRYTTWRELRETGACWERTYVREYLPPTRLTAAAQRP